A segment of the Bordetella flabilis genome:
GGCGGAAAGAGATCAGGACGCCCAGCGCGACCAGGCTGAAGACCAGCCCGACCTCCAGCGCGCCCAACAATGAGAACAGGGACATCGTCGTGAATCTTTGTTTTTATTTGACGACCTGCGCGGCCGATTTGATGAGCGATTCGGGCAACGTGACGCCTTGCGCCTGCGCCGCCGCCGGATTGACGAACAGCTGTACCTTGTTGACGGTGGCCGACGGAATGGCGCCCGGCTTTTCGCCCTTGAGGATGCGCACCACCACGTCGCCGACCTGGTGGCCCAGCTGGTAGTAGTCCACGCCCTGCGCCGCGATGGCGCCGCGCTTGACGCTGTCGTTATCGGCGGCGATCAACGGGATCTTGGCATCGTTGCCCACCTTGACCAGCGACTCGTACGCCGCCACGACATTGTTGTCGGTGCTGGTGTAGATGACGTCGACCTTGCCGATCAGGCTGCGTGCCGCCGCCGCGACGTCCACGGTGCGTGGAGCCGCTGCTTCGACCAGGCTCATGCCGCTCTTGGGCAGCGCTTCCTGCATCTGCTTGACCACTACCACGGAATTCGCCTCGCCCGGGTTGTACACCACGCCGACGCGCTTGGCGTTGGGAACGATCTTGCGGATCAGCTCGATCTGGCGTTCCAGGTCCAGGGCGTCCGAAATACCGGTGACATTGGTGCCCGAGGCAGCCATCGAAGGAACCAGTTGCGCAGCCACCGGATCGGTCACGGCCGCGTAGACGACGGGAAGGTCCTTGGTGGCGGACACCACCGCCTGCGCCGCCGGGGTGGCGATGGCCACGATGGCATCGGGCCGGTCGCCGACGAACTTGCGGGCGATCTGCGCGGCCGTACCGGTATTGCCCTGCGCACTCTGGTACTGCCACTTCAGGTTCTTGGCGGCATCGTAGCCCTTGGCCTTCAGCTCGTCCTTGATGCCATCACGCACTGCGTCCAGGGCCGGATGTTCGACGATGGCCATGACAGCCACGGATTTCTGCGCGGAAGGGGCGGCATGTGCCGCTCCGCCTGATTGCAGCACGGCGGCCAGCGCGAACGCGGCAACCACGGTAGCCTGCACGGCGGATTGTTTTCTTGACATGAGAAGGCTCCTCGACCTCGGATAACGCCAGGGACGGTCGGGCGGACGCGCCCACTGGCCCCGCGCAGGGCCACCCGTCCCGCAAAAGTGCATAGTCTAACTTGGACAACAGGACGATCAGGCGCGGGAAATCCCTGAAGGTCCGTGTTAGTACATCGACTGGCCATTCGACCGATATACTTGGACGAAAGAATCAGACCCACAACA
Coding sequences within it:
- a CDS encoding ABC transporter substrate-binding protein → MSRKQSAVQATVVAAFALAAVLQSGGAAHAAPSAQKSVAVMAIVEHPALDAVRDGIKDELKAKGYDAAKNLKWQYQSAQGNTGTAAQIARKFVGDRPDAIVAIATPAAQAVVSATKDLPVVYAAVTDPVAAQLVPSMAASGTNVTGISDALDLERQIELIRKIVPNAKRVGVVYNPGEANSVVVVKQMQEALPKSGMSLVEAAAPRTVDVAAAARSLIGKVDVIYTSTDNNVVAAYESLVKVGNDAKIPLIAADNDSVKRGAIAAQGVDYYQLGHQVGDVVVRILKGEKPGAIPSATVNKVQLFVNPAAAQAQGVTLPESLIKSAAQVVK